Within the Kribbella aluminosa genome, the region AGCTTGAGGGCCTCCGCCAGCGGCGCGATGGTCTGCCGGGCCCGGAGCATCGGCGAGCACCACAACGCGTCCGGCGCGTAGTCGAGCGCCCAGTCCTTGAGCAGTTGCGCCTGCTGGACGCCGACCTCGTCGATCGGGAGATCGGTGGAGCCGGTGTACCGGTTGCCGTCGTGCCATTCGGTCCGGCCGTGGCGGGCCAGCACGATCGTCGTTCTCATCCCCGGTACCCCCGGCGGTCGAGCTCCGCGACGAAGTCGCCGTACAGGTCGTCGAGCCGTTCCCCGCGCGGCTCGAGCACCCGATCGACGCGGACCATCCGGCGGGCGGTGCCGGTGAGGTCCCGGCCGCCGGACGCCGCGAGCACAGCCATGCCGTACGCCGGGTCCGGGACGGCCGGAAGCTCCACCGGTACGCCGAGGACGTCGGCGCGCAACTGGTTCCAGTACCCGCTCCGGGTGCCGCCGCCGGTGAGCGAGACCGAGCGGACCGGGTCGGCGCCGAGTGCCTGCAGGTGCTCGAACGCGAGCCGCTCGACGAACGCGACACCTTGCAGCACGGCTGAATACGTATGCACCTCGCCAGGTGTGCTGCCGAGCGTGAACCGCTCCGCCTGCGGCGCGACGAACGGGAACCGCTCACCGGTCTTGGTGAGCGGGTAGGTGACAGCAGCGACCGGGTACGCCCCGTGATCGAGAGCGTCGAGGTCGGCGCCGGGCAGGAGCTCGGTGAGTACGCCGGCGCCCGAACTGGACGCGCCACCGGGGAGCCAGCCGCCGTCGGGGTGCCGGTGACTGTAGACGGCACCCGTGGGGTCGGTGATGAGGTCGGCGCTGACACCTTTGAGGACCAGCGTCGTACCGAGGACCGAGTTCCAGGCGCCGGGGGCGAGGGCGCCGGCGGCGATCTGCGCGGCGCAGCCGTCGGTCATGCCCGCGTGGACAGGGATGCCGCCGGGGGTGCGGCCGAGTTCGGTGCCGGGGCGGACGACCTCGGGGAAGGCTTCGAGCGGCAGGCCGAGTTTGCCGAACGCGGCCGCCGGCCAGGACTCGGCGACCAGGTCGTAGCCGGTCTTGAGGGCGTGGCTGGTGTCGGTCGCGACCGGGTGGCCGACGAGATGGGCCGCGACGAAGTCGGCGCTGTGCGCGACGCGGCGGTCTGTGAGGTCCAGGTCGAGGATCTTCGGGAGCGCCCAGGTCGGCTGCATGCCGGTCGCCCACCGGTCAGGGTCCGCGTC harbors:
- a CDS encoding FGGY-family carbohydrate kinase, producing the protein MGWIGLDLGTQSVRAVLADAKGQVLSRAARPLTSHRDGVRHEQDPQEWLTAVDAVLAEVGTRGVDGIAICSTSGTFLLTDRSARPVTPALMYDDARAAARRAQIVDADPDRWATGMQPTWALPKILDLDLTDRRVAHSADFVAAHLVGHPVATDTSHALKTGYDLVAESWPAAAFGKLGLPLEAFPEVVRPGTELGRTPGGIPVHAGMTDGCAAQIAAGALAPGAWNSVLGTTLVLKGVSADLITDPTGAVYSHRHPDGGWLPGGASSSGAGVLTELLPGADLDALDHGAYPVAAVTYPLTKTGERFPFVAPQAERFTLGSTPGEVHTYSAVLQGVAFVERLAFEHLQALGADPVRSVSLTGGGTRSGYWNQLRADVLGVPVELPAVPDPAYGMAVLAASGGRDLTGTARRMVRVDRVLEPRGERLDDLYGDFVAELDRRGYRG